The following proteins come from a genomic window of Kitasatospora sp. NBC_01246:
- the hpnD gene encoding presqualene diphosphate synthase HpnD — MAAYRYCEAVTGLQARNFSYGIRLLPEPKRLAMSALYALARRVDDIGDGELPADRKAEALLRTRELLDEIRAGSVSEDDTDPIKVALADTARRFPIPLGGFDELIDGVEMDLKGAEYQTYEELKVYCRCVAGAIGRISLGVYGCDDPERGARYADTLGLALQLTNILRDLREDALNGRTYLPAEDLVRFGCERGFALPRPPAGADFTGLVAFEAARAQAAFEEGLRLLPMLDRRSRACTAAMAGIYHRLLGRIAADPESVLRGRVSLPGWEKAYVALSGLAGGRS, encoded by the coding sequence ATGGCGGCGTACCGGTACTGCGAGGCAGTCACCGGACTGCAGGCCCGCAACTTCAGCTACGGCATCCGCCTGCTGCCGGAGCCGAAGCGGCTGGCCATGTCGGCCCTGTACGCCCTGGCGCGGCGGGTCGACGACATCGGCGACGGCGAGCTCCCCGCGGACCGCAAGGCCGAGGCACTGCTGCGCACGCGCGAGCTGCTGGACGAGATCCGCGCGGGGTCGGTGTCGGAGGACGACACCGACCCGATCAAGGTCGCCCTGGCGGACACCGCCCGGCGCTTCCCGATCCCGCTCGGCGGCTTCGACGAGCTGATCGACGGCGTCGAGATGGACCTCAAGGGCGCCGAGTACCAGACGTACGAGGAGCTCAAGGTCTACTGCCGCTGCGTCGCCGGCGCGATCGGCCGGATCTCGCTCGGCGTGTACGGCTGCGACGACCCCGAGCGCGGGGCCCGGTACGCCGACACGCTGGGCCTCGCGCTCCAGCTCACCAACATCCTGCGCGACCTGCGCGAGGACGCCCTCAACGGCCGCACCTACCTGCCCGCCGAGGACCTCGTCCGGTTCGGCTGCGAGCGGGGCTTCGCGCTGCCCAGGCCGCCGGCCGGCGCCGACTTCACCGGTCTGGTCGCCTTCGAGGCCGCCCGGGCCCAGGCCGCCTTCGAGGAGGGCCTGCGGCTGCTGCCGATGCTCGACCGCCGCAGCCGCGCCTGCACCGCGGCGATGGCCGGGATCTACCACCGGCTGCTCGGCCGGATCGCGGCCGACCCGGAGTCGGTGCTGCGCGGCCGGGTCTCGCTGCCGGGCTGGGAGAAGGCGTACGTGGCGCTTTCCGGGCTCGCCGGGGGGCGTTCTTGA